One segment of Pseudanabaena sp. FACHB-2040 DNA contains the following:
- a CDS encoding VOC family protein — MFKHVSEVMYFVSNRHAAAAWYSNLFGIEITWLEDPEHFFIRVGNQEVWFHQSDSKVPSGAAGHVAYWQVADFDAVLERATQLGAKLYRGPLDRQDGTYMCQVKDPDGNLIGLIGPRYSLQSPPRNPVS, encoded by the coding sequence ATGTTTAAGCATGTTTCTGAAGTCATGTATTTCGTCTCCAATCGTCATGCTGCCGCTGCGTGGTATTCAAATTTGTTTGGCATCGAGATTACATGGTTGGAAGATCCAGAACACTTCTTTATTCGGGTAGGTAATCAAGAGGTGTGGTTTCATCAATCAGATAGCAAAGTACCATCAGGAGCGGCAGGACATGTAGCCTATTGGCAAGTTGCAGATTTTGATGCCGTGCTTGAGCGGGCTACACAACTGGGTGCGAAGCTCTATCGAGGTCCATTGGATCGGCAGGATGGAACCTACATGTGTCAAGTAAAAGATCCTGATGGAAATCTGATTGGTTTAATTGGTCCAAGGTATAGCTT